One Microcebus murinus isolate Inina chromosome 10, M.murinus_Inina_mat1.0, whole genome shotgun sequence DNA segment encodes these proteins:
- the AGAP2 gene encoding arf-GAP with GTPase, ANK repeat and PH domain-containing protein 2 isoform X1, whose amino-acid sequence MSRGAGALQRRTTTYLISLTLVKLESVPPPPPSPSVAAAGAPGARGSEAGDPGSPRGAEEPGKKRHERLFHRQDALWISTSSVGAGGSEPPALSPAPASPARPVSPAPGRRLSLWAAPPGPPLSGGLSPDPKPGGAPTSSRRPLLSSPSWGGPEPEGRAGGGVPGSSSPHPGTGSRRLKVAPPPPAPKPCKTVTTSGAKAGGGKSAGSRLSWPESEGKPRVKGSKSSAGTGASASAAAAAVVAGGGGAAAATSGGVGAGAGARGKLSPRKGKSKTLDNSDLHPGPTITSPLPLTVPATPTSAAAVTAASAQPPGPAPPITLEPPAPGLKRGREGGRASTRDRKMLKFISGIFTKSTGGPPGSGPLPGPPGLSSGSGSRELLGAELRASPKAVVNSQEWTLSRSIPELRLGVLGDARSGKSSLIHRFLTGSYEVLEKTESEQYKKEMLVDGQTHLVLIREEAGAPDAKFSGWADAVIFVFSLEDENSFQAVSRLHGQLSSLRVEGRGGLALALVGTQDRISASSPRVVGDARARALCGEMKRCSYYETCATYGLNVDRVFQEVAQKVVTLRKQQQLLAACKSLPSSPSHSAASTPVAGQASNGGHTSDYSSSLPSSPNVGHRELRAEAGAVVGLSTPGSLHRAAKRRTSLFANRRGSDSEKRSLDSRGETTGSGRAIPIKQSFLLKRSGNSLNKEWKKKYVTLSSNGFLLYHPSINDYIHSTHGKEMDLLRTTVKVPGKRPPRAISAFGPSASINGLVKDMSTVQMGEGPDATTPMPSPSPSPSSLQPPPDQTSKHLLKPDRNLARALSTDCTPSGDLSPLNREPPPSPMVKKQRRKKLTTPSKTEGSAGQAEAKRKMWKLKSFGSLRNIYKAEENFEFLIVSSTGQTWHFEAASFEERDAWVQAIESQILASLQCCESSKVKLRTDSQSEAVAIQAIRNAKGNSICVDCGAPNPTWASLNLGALICIECSGIHRNLGTHLSRVRSLDLDDWPRELTLVLTAIGNDMANRVWESDTRGRAKPTRDSSREERESWIRAKYEQLVFLAPLGTTEEPLGRQLWAAVQAQDVATVLLLLAHARHGPLDTSVEDPQLRSPLHLAAELAHVVITQLLLWYGADVAARDAQGRTALFYARQAGSQLCADILLQHGCPGEGGSAATTPSAATTPSITATPSPRRRSSAASVGRADAPVALV is encoded by the exons ATGAGCCGGGGCGCGGGCGCGCTTCAGCGCCGGACAACGACCTACCTCATCTCGCTGACCCTGGTCAAGCTCGAGTCGGTGCCTCCGCCACCGCCTTCTCCGTCTGTGGCCGCGGCCGGCGCCCCCGGGGCCAGAGGCTCCGAAGCCGGGGATCCTGGCAGCCCCCGAGGCGCGGAGGAGCCGGGCAAGAAGCGGCACGAGCGTCTCTTCCACCGGCAGGATGCGCTGTGGATCAGCACGAGCAGCGTGGGCGCGGGGGGCTCGGAGCCCCCCGCCCTGTCCCCGGCTCCGGCCAGTCCGGCCCGCCCAGTCTCTCCTGCTCCTGGCCGCCGCCTCTCCCTCTGGGCCGCCCCTCCGGGACCCCCGCTCTCCGGGGGGCTGAGCCCCGACCCCAAGCCCGGGGGCGCCCCCACCTCCTCCCGGCGCCCCCTACTCAGCAGCCCGAGCTGGGGGGGCCCGGAACCCgaaggccgggcgggcggcggcgtcCCTGGCTCGTCCTCCCCGCACCCTGGCACCGGCAGCCGGAGGCTCAAGGTGGCGCCTCCTCCGCCGGCTCCCAAGCCTTGCAAGACCGTGACCACGAGTGGAGCCAAAGCCGGCGGGGGCAAGAGCGCGGGCAGCCGCCTGTCATGGCCCGAAAGCGAGGGCAAGCCCAGGGTCAAGGGGTCAAAGAGCAGCGCCGGGACTGGAGCTTCTGCCtctgccgctgctgccgccgTCGTCGCCGGGGGAGGAGGTGCTGCAGCCGCGACCTCTGGTGGGgtcggggctggggctggagcccgAGGGAAACTGTCCCCTCGGAAAGGCAAGAGTAAGACCTTGGACAACAGTGACTTGCACCCAGGACCGACTATCACCTCTCCTCTTCCGCTAACCGTCCCAGCAACCCCGACTTCAGCCGCTGCTGTCACTGCCGCCTCCGCGCAGCCCCCCGGGCCTGCACCTCCTATCACTCTGGAacccccagctccagggctgaAACGGGGCCGGGAGGGGGGCCGAGCATCCACTCGTGACCGCAAGATGCTCAAGTTTATCAGCGGCATCTTCACCAAGAGCACAGGGGGGCCTCCTGGCTCCGGGCCCCTTCCCGGACCCCCGGGCCTGTCTTCTGGCAGCGGGTCCAGGGAGCTGCTGGGCGCAGAGCTCCGTGCCTCCCCTA AGGCCGTGGTCAATAGCCAGGAATGGACTTTGAGTCGCTCCATTCCTGAACTGCGCCTG GGTGTGCTGGGTGACGCCAGGAGTGGGAAGTCATCGCTCATCCACCGATTCCTGACGGGCTCATACGAGGTGCTGGAGAAGACAGAGA GTGAGCAGTACAAGAAAGAGATGTTGGTTGATGGACAGACTCATCTGGTGCTAATCCGAGAAGAAGCTGGGGCACCTGATGCCAAG TTCTCAGGCTGGGCAGATGCGGTGATCTTCGTCTTCAGCCTGGAGGATGAGAACAGTTTCCAGGCCGTGAGCCGTCTCCATGGGCAGCTGAGCTCCCTTCGGGTGGAGGGACGAGGAGGCCTGGCCCTGGCACTGGTGGGGACACAAG ACAGGATCAGTGCTTCCTCCCCTCGGGTGGTGGGCGATGCTCGTGCCCGGGCTCTGTGCGGGGAAATGAAACGCTGCAGCTACTATGAGACTTGTGCAACCTATGGGCTCAATGTGGATCGGGTCTTCCAGGAGG TGGCCCAGAAAGTGGTGACCTTACGCAAACAGCAACAGCTTCTGGCTGCCTGCAagtccctgcccagctccccaaGCCACTCAGCTGCTTCCACCCCTGTAGCTGGGCAG GCTAGTAACGGGGGCCACACTAGCGACTACTCTTCTTCCCTCCCATCCTCACCCAATGTCGGTCACCGGGAGCTCCGAGCCGAGGCAGGTGCAGTGGTTGGATTGAGCACCCCAGGGTCTCTACACCGAGCAGCCAAGCGCAGGACGAGCCTTTTTGCG AATCGTCGGGGTAGTGACTCTGAGAAACGGAGCTTGGACAGTCGGGGAGAGACAACAGGGAGTGGGCGAGCCATCCCCATCAAACAA AGCTTCCTATTAAAGCGAAGTGGCAATTCCTTGAAcaaagaatggaagaagaaataCGTGACCCTGTCTAGTAATGGCTTCCTACTCTACCACCCCAGCATTAAC GATTACATCCACAGTACTCATGGCAAGGAGATGGACTTGCTACGAACAACAGTCAAAGTCCCTGGCAAGCGGCCCCCAAGGGCCATCTCTGCTTTTGGCCCCTCAGCCAGCATTAATGGGCTGGTCAAAGACATGAGCACTGTCCAGATGGGTGAAGGCCCTG ATGCCACAACTCCCATGCCAAgcccaagccccagccccagtTCCCTGCAGCCACCACCAGACCAGACATCCAAGCACTTGCTGAAGCCAGACCGGAATTTGGCCCGAGCCCTCAGCACTG ACTGCACCCCATCTGGAGACCTGAGCCCTCTGAATCGAGAACCCCCTCCTTCTCCCATGGTGAAgaagcagaggaggaaaaaactGACAACACCATCCAAGACTGAAGGCTCAGCTGGGCAGGCTGAAG CCAAGCGCAAAATGTGGAAACTAAAATCCTTTGgtagtttaagaaatatttataaagcag AGGAAAACTTCGAGTTCCTGATCGTGTCCAGCACTGGTCAGACGTGGCATTTTGAGGCGGCCAGTTTTGAGGAGCGGGATGCTTGGGTCCAGGCCATCGAGAGTCAGATCCTAGCCAGTTTGCAATGCTGTGAGAGCAGTAAGGTCAAG CTGCGCACTGACAGCCAAAGCGAAGCCGTGGCCATCCAGGCGATCCGGAACGCCAAGGGGAACTCTATCTGTGTGGACTGCGGGGCCCCCA ACCCCACGTGGGCCAGCTTGAACCTGGGCGCACTCATATGCATCGAGTGTTCCGGCATCCACCGCAACCTGGGCACACACCTGTCCCGCGTTCGCTCTCTCGACTTGGACGACTGGCCGCGGGAGCTGACCCTGGTGCTGACGGCCATTGGCAACGATATGGCCAACCGCGTGTGGGAGAGCGACACGCGGGGTCGCGCCAAGCCCACGCGGGACTCTTCCCG GGAGGAGCGTGAGTCGTGGATTCGCGCCAAGTACGAGCAGCTGGTGTTCCTGGCGCCGCTGGGCACCACCGAGGAGCCCCTGGGCCGCCAGCTGTGGGCCGCGGTGCAGGCCCAGGATGTGGCCACCGTTCTCCTGCTTCTGGCCCATGCGCGACACGGGCCACTGGACACCAGCGTAGAAGACCCGCAGCTCCGCTCCCCACTGCACCTGGCGGCCGAGCTCGCCCATGTTGTCATCACGCAACTGCTGCTGTGG
- the TSPAN31 gene encoding tetraspanin-31 isoform X2 yields MIILGLVFIFQFGISCSCLAINRSKQTDVINASWWVMSNKTRDELERSFDCCGLFNFTTLYQQDYDFCTAICKSKSPTCQMCGEKFLKHSDEALKILGGVGLFFSFTEILGVWLAMRFRNQKDPRANPSAFL; encoded by the exons ATGATCATCCTTGGTTTGGTCTTCATCTTCCAGTTTGGAATCTCTTGCTCATGTCTGGCTATTAACCGAAGCAAACAG ACAGATGTCATCAATGCTTCTTGGTGGGTCATGAGTAACAAGACTCGGGATGAACTGGAAAGAAGTTTTGATTGTTGTGGCTTATTCAACTTCACAACCCTCTATCAACAAGATTATGATTTCTGCACGGCA ATCTGCAAGAGCAAGAGCCCCACATGCCAGATGTGTGGCGAAAAGTTTCTTAAGCATTCAGATGAAGCGCTGAAAATCCTGGGGGGTGTTGGACTCTTCTTTAGCTTTACAGAG ATCCTTGGTGTTTGGCTAGCAATGAGATTTCGGAATCAGAAGGATCCTAGAGCCAACCCCAGTGCCTTCCTATGA
- the TSPAN31 gene encoding tetraspanin-31 isoform X1: MVCGGFACSKNALCALNVVYMLVGLLLIGVAAWGKGLGLVSSIHIIGGVIAVGIFLLLIAVAGLVGAVNHHQVLLFFYMIILGLVFIFQFGISCSCLAINRSKQTDVINASWWVMSNKTRDELERSFDCCGLFNFTTLYQQDYDFCTAICKSKSPTCQMCGEKFLKHSDEALKILGGVGLFFSFTEILGVWLAMRFRNQKDPRANPSAFL, encoded by the exons ATGGTTTGCGGCGGATTTGCCTGCTCCAAGAATGCGCTTTGCGCGCTCAACGTGGTCTATATG CTGGTGGGCTTGTTGCTCATTGGAGTGGCTGCCTGGGGTAAGGGCCTGGGTCTGGTGTCCAGCATCCACATCATCGGAGGAGTCATTGCTGTGGGAATCTTCCTTCTCCTTATCGCAGTGGCTGGACTGGTGGGTGCTGTCAACCACCACCAAGTCCTGCTATTCTTT TACATGATCATCCTTGGTTTGGTCTTCATCTTCCAGTTTGGAATCTCTTGCTCATGTCTGGCTATTAACCGAAGCAAACAG ACAGATGTCATCAATGCTTCTTGGTGGGTCATGAGTAACAAGACTCGGGATGAACTGGAAAGAAGTTTTGATTGTTGTGGCTTATTCAACTTCACAACCCTCTATCAACAAGATTATGATTTCTGCACGGCA ATCTGCAAGAGCAAGAGCCCCACATGCCAGATGTGTGGCGAAAAGTTTCTTAAGCATTCAGATGAAGCGCTGAAAATCCTGGGGGGTGTTGGACTCTTCTTTAGCTTTACAGAG ATCCTTGGTGTTTGGCTAGCAATGAGATTTCGGAATCAGAAGGATCCTAGAGCCAACCCCAGTGCCTTCCTATGA
- the AGAP2 gene encoding arf-GAP with GTPase, ANK repeat and PH domain-containing protein 2 isoform X3, producing the protein MHAQRQLAVAAVRAEVRRHEVAKQALSRLRKLAERVDNTELRDSIQVSLDSIREAVVNSQEWTLSRSIPELRLGVLGDARSGKSSLIHRFLTGSYEVLEKTESEQYKKEMLVDGQTHLVLIREEAGAPDAKFSGWADAVIFVFSLEDENSFQAVSRLHGQLSSLRVEGRGGLALALVGTQDRISASSPRVVGDARARALCGEMKRCSYYETCATYGLNVDRVFQEVAQKVVTLRKQQQLLAACKSLPSSPSHSAASTPVAGQASNGGHTSDYSSSLPSSPNVGHRELRAEAGAVVGLSTPGSLHRAAKRRTSLFANRRGSDSEKRSLDSRGETTGSGRAIPIKQSFLLKRSGNSLNKEWKKKYVTLSSNGFLLYHPSINDYIHSTHGKEMDLLRTTVKVPGKRPPRAISAFGPSASINGLVKDMSTVQMGEGPDATTPMPSPSPSPSSLQPPPDQTSKHLLKPDRNLARALSTDCTPSGDLSPLNREPPPSPMVKKQRRKKLTTPSKTEGSAGQAEEENFEFLIVSSTGQTWHFEAASFEERDAWVQAIESQILASLQCCESSKVKLRTDSQSEAVAIQAIRNAKGNSICVDCGAPNPTWASLNLGALICIECSGIHRNLGTHLSRVRSLDLDDWPRELTLVLTAIGNDMANRVWESDTRGRAKPTRDSSREERESWIRAKYEQLVFLAPLGTTEEPLGRQLWAAVQAQDVATVLLLLAHARHGPLDTSVEDPQLRSPLHLAAELAHVVITQLLLWYGADVAARDAQGRTALFYARQAGSQLCADILLQHGCPGEGGSAATTPSAATTPSITATPSPRRRSSAASVGRADAPVALV; encoded by the exons ATGCATGCCCAGAGGCAGTTGGCTGTAGCCGCAGTGAGAGCAGAAGTCAGACGACATGAGGTGGCCAAGCAGGCTCTAAGTCGCCTCAGGAAGCTGGCAGAGAGGGTGGACAACACTGAACTTCGGGACAGCATCCAGGTCTCACTGGACAGCATACGAG AGGCCGTGGTCAATAGCCAGGAATGGACTTTGAGTCGCTCCATTCCTGAACTGCGCCTG GGTGTGCTGGGTGACGCCAGGAGTGGGAAGTCATCGCTCATCCACCGATTCCTGACGGGCTCATACGAGGTGCTGGAGAAGACAGAGA GTGAGCAGTACAAGAAAGAGATGTTGGTTGATGGACAGACTCATCTGGTGCTAATCCGAGAAGAAGCTGGGGCACCTGATGCCAAG TTCTCAGGCTGGGCAGATGCGGTGATCTTCGTCTTCAGCCTGGAGGATGAGAACAGTTTCCAGGCCGTGAGCCGTCTCCATGGGCAGCTGAGCTCCCTTCGGGTGGAGGGACGAGGAGGCCTGGCCCTGGCACTGGTGGGGACACAAG ACAGGATCAGTGCTTCCTCCCCTCGGGTGGTGGGCGATGCTCGTGCCCGGGCTCTGTGCGGGGAAATGAAACGCTGCAGCTACTATGAGACTTGTGCAACCTATGGGCTCAATGTGGATCGGGTCTTCCAGGAGG TGGCCCAGAAAGTGGTGACCTTACGCAAACAGCAACAGCTTCTGGCTGCCTGCAagtccctgcccagctccccaaGCCACTCAGCTGCTTCCACCCCTGTAGCTGGGCAG GCTAGTAACGGGGGCCACACTAGCGACTACTCTTCTTCCCTCCCATCCTCACCCAATGTCGGTCACCGGGAGCTCCGAGCCGAGGCAGGTGCAGTGGTTGGATTGAGCACCCCAGGGTCTCTACACCGAGCAGCCAAGCGCAGGACGAGCCTTTTTGCG AATCGTCGGGGTAGTGACTCTGAGAAACGGAGCTTGGACAGTCGGGGAGAGACAACAGGGAGTGGGCGAGCCATCCCCATCAAACAA AGCTTCCTATTAAAGCGAAGTGGCAATTCCTTGAAcaaagaatggaagaagaaataCGTGACCCTGTCTAGTAATGGCTTCCTACTCTACCACCCCAGCATTAAC GATTACATCCACAGTACTCATGGCAAGGAGATGGACTTGCTACGAACAACAGTCAAAGTCCCTGGCAAGCGGCCCCCAAGGGCCATCTCTGCTTTTGGCCCCTCAGCCAGCATTAATGGGCTGGTCAAAGACATGAGCACTGTCCAGATGGGTGAAGGCCCTG ATGCCACAACTCCCATGCCAAgcccaagccccagccccagtTCCCTGCAGCCACCACCAGACCAGACATCCAAGCACTTGCTGAAGCCAGACCGGAATTTGGCCCGAGCCCTCAGCACTG ACTGCACCCCATCTGGAGACCTGAGCCCTCTGAATCGAGAACCCCCTCCTTCTCCCATGGTGAAgaagcagaggaggaaaaaactGACAACACCATCCAAGACTGAAGGCTCAGCTGGGCAGGCTGAAG AGGAAAACTTCGAGTTCCTGATCGTGTCCAGCACTGGTCAGACGTGGCATTTTGAGGCGGCCAGTTTTGAGGAGCGGGATGCTTGGGTCCAGGCCATCGAGAGTCAGATCCTAGCCAGTTTGCAATGCTGTGAGAGCAGTAAGGTCAAG CTGCGCACTGACAGCCAAAGCGAAGCCGTGGCCATCCAGGCGATCCGGAACGCCAAGGGGAACTCTATCTGTGTGGACTGCGGGGCCCCCA ACCCCACGTGGGCCAGCTTGAACCTGGGCGCACTCATATGCATCGAGTGTTCCGGCATCCACCGCAACCTGGGCACACACCTGTCCCGCGTTCGCTCTCTCGACTTGGACGACTGGCCGCGGGAGCTGACCCTGGTGCTGACGGCCATTGGCAACGATATGGCCAACCGCGTGTGGGAGAGCGACACGCGGGGTCGCGCCAAGCCCACGCGGGACTCTTCCCG GGAGGAGCGTGAGTCGTGGATTCGCGCCAAGTACGAGCAGCTGGTGTTCCTGGCGCCGCTGGGCACCACCGAGGAGCCCCTGGGCCGCCAGCTGTGGGCCGCGGTGCAGGCCCAGGATGTGGCCACCGTTCTCCTGCTTCTGGCCCATGCGCGACACGGGCCACTGGACACCAGCGTAGAAGACCCGCAGCTCCGCTCCCCACTGCACCTGGCGGCCGAGCTCGCCCATGTTGTCATCACGCAACTGCTGCTGTGG
- the AGAP2 gene encoding arf-GAP with GTPase, ANK repeat and PH domain-containing protein 2 isoform X2 codes for MSRGAGALQRRTTTYLISLTLVKLESVPPPPPSPSVAAAGAPGARGSEAGDPGSPRGAEEPGKKRHERLFHRQDALWISTSSVGAGGSEPPALSPAPASPARPVSPAPGRRLSLWAAPPGPPLSGGLSPDPKPGGAPTSSRRPLLSSPSWGGPEPEGRAGGGVPGSSSPHPGTGSRRLKVAPPPPAPKPCKTVTTSGAKAGGGKSAGSRLSWPESEGKPRVKGSKSSAGTGASASAAAAAVVAGGGGAAAATSGGVGAGAGARGKLSPRKGKSKTLDNSDLHPGPTITSPLPLTVPATPTSAAAVTAASAQPPGPAPPITLEPPAPGLKRGREGGRASTRDRKMLKFISGIFTKSTGGPPGSGPLPGPPGLSSGSGSRELLGAELRASPKAVVNSQEWTLSRSIPELRLGVLGDARSGKSSLIHRFLTGSYEVLEKTESEQYKKEMLVDGQTHLVLIREEAGAPDAKFSGWADAVIFVFSLEDENSFQAVSRLHGQLSSLRVEGRGGLALALVGTQDRISASSPRVVGDARARALCGEMKRCSYYETCATYGLNVDRVFQEVAQKVVTLRKQQQLLAACKSLPSSPSHSAASTPVAGQASNGGHTSDYSSSLPSSPNVGHRELRAEAGAVVGLSTPGSLHRAAKRRTSLFANRRGSDSEKRSLDSRGETTGSGRAIPIKQSFLLKRSGNSLNKEWKKKYVTLSSNGFLLYHPSINDYIHSTHGKEMDLLRTTVKVPGKRPPRAISAFGPSASINGLVKDMSTVQMGEGPDATTPMPSPSPSPSSLQPPPDQTSKHLLKPDRNLARALSTDCTPSGDLSPLNREPPPSPMVKKQRRKKLTTPSKTEGSAGQAEEENFEFLIVSSTGQTWHFEAASFEERDAWVQAIESQILASLQCCESSKVKLRTDSQSEAVAIQAIRNAKGNSICVDCGAPNPTWASLNLGALICIECSGIHRNLGTHLSRVRSLDLDDWPRELTLVLTAIGNDMANRVWESDTRGRAKPTRDSSREERESWIRAKYEQLVFLAPLGTTEEPLGRQLWAAVQAQDVATVLLLLAHARHGPLDTSVEDPQLRSPLHLAAELAHVVITQLLLWYGADVAARDAQGRTALFYARQAGSQLCADILLQHGCPGEGGSAATTPSAATTPSITATPSPRRRSSAASVGRADAPVALV; via the exons ATGAGCCGGGGCGCGGGCGCGCTTCAGCGCCGGACAACGACCTACCTCATCTCGCTGACCCTGGTCAAGCTCGAGTCGGTGCCTCCGCCACCGCCTTCTCCGTCTGTGGCCGCGGCCGGCGCCCCCGGGGCCAGAGGCTCCGAAGCCGGGGATCCTGGCAGCCCCCGAGGCGCGGAGGAGCCGGGCAAGAAGCGGCACGAGCGTCTCTTCCACCGGCAGGATGCGCTGTGGATCAGCACGAGCAGCGTGGGCGCGGGGGGCTCGGAGCCCCCCGCCCTGTCCCCGGCTCCGGCCAGTCCGGCCCGCCCAGTCTCTCCTGCTCCTGGCCGCCGCCTCTCCCTCTGGGCCGCCCCTCCGGGACCCCCGCTCTCCGGGGGGCTGAGCCCCGACCCCAAGCCCGGGGGCGCCCCCACCTCCTCCCGGCGCCCCCTACTCAGCAGCCCGAGCTGGGGGGGCCCGGAACCCgaaggccgggcgggcggcggcgtcCCTGGCTCGTCCTCCCCGCACCCTGGCACCGGCAGCCGGAGGCTCAAGGTGGCGCCTCCTCCGCCGGCTCCCAAGCCTTGCAAGACCGTGACCACGAGTGGAGCCAAAGCCGGCGGGGGCAAGAGCGCGGGCAGCCGCCTGTCATGGCCCGAAAGCGAGGGCAAGCCCAGGGTCAAGGGGTCAAAGAGCAGCGCCGGGACTGGAGCTTCTGCCtctgccgctgctgccgccgTCGTCGCCGGGGGAGGAGGTGCTGCAGCCGCGACCTCTGGTGGGgtcggggctggggctggagcccgAGGGAAACTGTCCCCTCGGAAAGGCAAGAGTAAGACCTTGGACAACAGTGACTTGCACCCAGGACCGACTATCACCTCTCCTCTTCCGCTAACCGTCCCAGCAACCCCGACTTCAGCCGCTGCTGTCACTGCCGCCTCCGCGCAGCCCCCCGGGCCTGCACCTCCTATCACTCTGGAacccccagctccagggctgaAACGGGGCCGGGAGGGGGGCCGAGCATCCACTCGTGACCGCAAGATGCTCAAGTTTATCAGCGGCATCTTCACCAAGAGCACAGGGGGGCCTCCTGGCTCCGGGCCCCTTCCCGGACCCCCGGGCCTGTCTTCTGGCAGCGGGTCCAGGGAGCTGCTGGGCGCAGAGCTCCGTGCCTCCCCTA AGGCCGTGGTCAATAGCCAGGAATGGACTTTGAGTCGCTCCATTCCTGAACTGCGCCTG GGTGTGCTGGGTGACGCCAGGAGTGGGAAGTCATCGCTCATCCACCGATTCCTGACGGGCTCATACGAGGTGCTGGAGAAGACAGAGA GTGAGCAGTACAAGAAAGAGATGTTGGTTGATGGACAGACTCATCTGGTGCTAATCCGAGAAGAAGCTGGGGCACCTGATGCCAAG TTCTCAGGCTGGGCAGATGCGGTGATCTTCGTCTTCAGCCTGGAGGATGAGAACAGTTTCCAGGCCGTGAGCCGTCTCCATGGGCAGCTGAGCTCCCTTCGGGTGGAGGGACGAGGAGGCCTGGCCCTGGCACTGGTGGGGACACAAG ACAGGATCAGTGCTTCCTCCCCTCGGGTGGTGGGCGATGCTCGTGCCCGGGCTCTGTGCGGGGAAATGAAACGCTGCAGCTACTATGAGACTTGTGCAACCTATGGGCTCAATGTGGATCGGGTCTTCCAGGAGG TGGCCCAGAAAGTGGTGACCTTACGCAAACAGCAACAGCTTCTGGCTGCCTGCAagtccctgcccagctccccaaGCCACTCAGCTGCTTCCACCCCTGTAGCTGGGCAG GCTAGTAACGGGGGCCACACTAGCGACTACTCTTCTTCCCTCCCATCCTCACCCAATGTCGGTCACCGGGAGCTCCGAGCCGAGGCAGGTGCAGTGGTTGGATTGAGCACCCCAGGGTCTCTACACCGAGCAGCCAAGCGCAGGACGAGCCTTTTTGCG AATCGTCGGGGTAGTGACTCTGAGAAACGGAGCTTGGACAGTCGGGGAGAGACAACAGGGAGTGGGCGAGCCATCCCCATCAAACAA AGCTTCCTATTAAAGCGAAGTGGCAATTCCTTGAAcaaagaatggaagaagaaataCGTGACCCTGTCTAGTAATGGCTTCCTACTCTACCACCCCAGCATTAAC GATTACATCCACAGTACTCATGGCAAGGAGATGGACTTGCTACGAACAACAGTCAAAGTCCCTGGCAAGCGGCCCCCAAGGGCCATCTCTGCTTTTGGCCCCTCAGCCAGCATTAATGGGCTGGTCAAAGACATGAGCACTGTCCAGATGGGTGAAGGCCCTG ATGCCACAACTCCCATGCCAAgcccaagccccagccccagtTCCCTGCAGCCACCACCAGACCAGACATCCAAGCACTTGCTGAAGCCAGACCGGAATTTGGCCCGAGCCCTCAGCACTG ACTGCACCCCATCTGGAGACCTGAGCCCTCTGAATCGAGAACCCCCTCCTTCTCCCATGGTGAAgaagcagaggaggaaaaaactGACAACACCATCCAAGACTGAAGGCTCAGCTGGGCAGGCTGAAG AGGAAAACTTCGAGTTCCTGATCGTGTCCAGCACTGGTCAGACGTGGCATTTTGAGGCGGCCAGTTTTGAGGAGCGGGATGCTTGGGTCCAGGCCATCGAGAGTCAGATCCTAGCCAGTTTGCAATGCTGTGAGAGCAGTAAGGTCAAG CTGCGCACTGACAGCCAAAGCGAAGCCGTGGCCATCCAGGCGATCCGGAACGCCAAGGGGAACTCTATCTGTGTGGACTGCGGGGCCCCCA ACCCCACGTGGGCCAGCTTGAACCTGGGCGCACTCATATGCATCGAGTGTTCCGGCATCCACCGCAACCTGGGCACACACCTGTCCCGCGTTCGCTCTCTCGACTTGGACGACTGGCCGCGGGAGCTGACCCTGGTGCTGACGGCCATTGGCAACGATATGGCCAACCGCGTGTGGGAGAGCGACACGCGGGGTCGCGCCAAGCCCACGCGGGACTCTTCCCG GGAGGAGCGTGAGTCGTGGATTCGCGCCAAGTACGAGCAGCTGGTGTTCCTGGCGCCGCTGGGCACCACCGAGGAGCCCCTGGGCCGCCAGCTGTGGGCCGCGGTGCAGGCCCAGGATGTGGCCACCGTTCTCCTGCTTCTGGCCCATGCGCGACACGGGCCACTGGACACCAGCGTAGAAGACCCGCAGCTCCGCTCCCCACTGCACCTGGCGGCCGAGCTCGCCCATGTTGTCATCACGCAACTGCTGCTGTGG